The Pyruvatibacter sp. HU-CL02332 genome includes a window with the following:
- a CDS encoding O-antigen ligase family protein — MSAYAAHPAPQTQDMSSSARWSHGLDIANTAFASVLLFCLMAISHYVLREPAPYDLLMVATAGMLFMLGLRIPAGVALPFGLMVLVLCGYMIGGTGARYIDMSIKFLQTSTYLTLTFVFYTAVVTASPDRALKALWGGYIFAGLCAAALGIGGYLGFIPGADILLGSGRAKGLFEDPNVYGPFLVPPTIYAIWRMTTRGVTPAVFFWGPIATVLVLGLFLSFSRGAWLHMMLSAAAFAVLASMAPETRGQRGRIVMITILLGVMLTLAIGWAITIPEVRELLEQRLGLQSYDTKQGGRFSGQFEALKMAMINPFGIGANNWGMLAAQDTHNVYLNVFVSGGFISLVGLVGAFGLTLVRGFKYAMHGPRRGVFIVAFASFIGLIAEAIIIDINHWRHLYVLMGMIWGLMLAAPPATHARR, encoded by the coding sequence ATGTCTGCTTATGCAGCTCATCCAGCACCGCAGACGCAGGATATGTCTTCGTCGGCGCGTTGGAGCCACGGCCTCGACATCGCAAACACGGCCTTTGCCTCGGTCCTGCTGTTTTGCCTGATGGCGATCTCTCATTATGTGCTGCGCGAACCTGCACCCTATGACCTGCTGATGGTCGCAACGGCCGGCATGCTGTTCATGCTGGGTCTGCGTATTCCTGCCGGCGTGGCATTGCCGTTTGGTCTGATGGTTCTGGTTCTGTGCGGCTACATGATCGGCGGCACCGGCGCGCGCTACATCGATATGTCGATCAAGTTTCTGCAGACATCGACATATCTCACCCTCACCTTCGTGTTCTACACGGCAGTGGTGACGGCCTCACCCGACCGGGCACTCAAGGCGCTGTGGGGTGGCTACATCTTCGCAGGCCTGTGCGCGGCTGCCTTGGGCATTGGCGGCTATCTCGGGTTCATTCCCGGTGCTGACATTCTGCTGGGGTCAGGTCGCGCCAAGGGACTGTTTGAAGACCCCAACGTATACGGACCGTTCCTGGTGCCGCCCACCATCTATGCCATCTGGCGGATGACGACGCGCGGCGTAACGCCTGCCGTCTTCTTCTGGGGGCCGATTGCAACAGTGCTGGTGCTTGGGCTGTTCCTCAGCTTTTCACGCGGCGCGTGGCTGCACATGATGCTCTCCGCGGCTGCCTTTGCGGTGCTGGCCAGCATGGCGCCTGAAACACGTGGGCAGCGCGGCCGCATCGTGATGATCACCATTCTGCTAGGCGTCATGCTCACCCTCGCCATCGGCTGGGCCATCACAATTCCCGAAGTGCGTGAGCTGCTCGAACAGCGACTGGGCCTGCAGTCCTATGACACCAAACAGGGCGGCCGGTTTTCCGGCCAGTTTGAAGCCCTGAAGATGGCGATGATCAATCCTTTTGGCATCGGCGCCAACAACTGGGGAATGCTCGCAGCCCAGGACACCCACAATGTCTATCTGAATGTGTTTGTGAGCGGCGGCTTCATCAGCCTTGTGGGCCTGGTGGGGGCCTTCGGCCTGACGCTGGTGCGAGGCTTCAAATACGCCATGCATGGCCCAAGGCGAGGCGTCTTCATCGTCGCGTTTGCAAGCTTCATCGGTCTCATTGCCGAGGCCATCATCATCGACATCAACCAC